In the Burkholderia cenocepacia genome, one interval contains:
- a CDS encoding DUF3562 domain-containing protein, translating to MSKDNLLDSLKEAAEQRAIGADQLRAMLDDEVRALSSGARVHDYIHVFAIRNLRERMRRKDDFDRDTRADAAPADDDPRPSHRL from the coding sequence ATGTCCAAGGACAATTTGCTCGATTCACTCAAGGAAGCCGCCGAACAGCGCGCGATCGGCGCGGATCAGCTGCGTGCGATGCTCGACGACGAAGTGCGCGCGCTGTCGTCCGGTGCGCGCGTGCACGACTACATCCACGTGTTCGCGATCCGGAATCTGCGCGAGCGGATGCGCCGGAAGGACGACTTCGACCGCGATACCCGGGCCGACGCGGCACCTGCGGACGACGATCCGCGTCCGAGCCATCGGTTGTAG